The nucleotide sequence GCTGTTCTTCTTCGCGACCGGGAGCATGGCCAACGTCGGGGGGGCGGCGTCCGCGCCGGTGGTGGCCGGCGTCTATCACCCCGCGCTCGCGCCGGTCGGGCTGCTGATGGCTGTCGGGGGCTACATCCTGGGCATCTACGCCGCGTTGGCCGCGGCCTGGCTGCTGGGAGCCGTAGCGACCTAGATCCGAACGCGAAGCAGCGTTATCCGCGTCGCCGGCGCGAGG is from Gemmatimonadota bacterium and encodes:
- a CDS encoding DUF819 family protein, coding for LFFFATGSMANVGGAASAPVVAGVYHPALAPVGLLMAVGGYILGIYAALAAAWLLGAVAT